TTACAATAAAGATAAGCCCATTAAATACAACCTTTTGTATCCAATGAGAGGTCTGCATGCCACTGAGGCTACTTGGTGTTTCATTTCCATAATCCCTTGGGAGACATGTGATCTGTTGAACAAGGCATTCACTGAAGTGCTGCTCATGACTACGTTTGGAGGAAAGATAAAGGGGTATTATTAGGTATAACTAAGGTTAGAAAATATAAGACTTAAGGCTTATATATTTAAGGAATGCATAAATATGGcgtaatatttttatgtaaagtgTTTTCTTTAGGAGTTATTCTGTTATTCTTCCTTGGTTGTTTGAACAAACTGTGAATCCAGCTGACTGATTTAACTGCAGGGCTCAAACTACCACCTGACTGAAATGATGAGCTTCACTTGGCATGAAAAATGAAGTCAGTGAGTGTGCTACTGGCATTGAGTAACAAGTTATCAGGAAGCATATATTATGGGTACTTCATTTTACAAAGGGAGAGTACACAAACCTTTCTAAAGtagcttttaatattttatatcagaaataaactaaaaactttaATGATGATCGTTTATTGTATTAAAGATAAATTATCTTTCTTTTAGAGCTATGTATACCAGACTAGTGTAACGCAGTTTTTGTTCAGGACTAAAACTGctaattatttataataatttgtCAAACTGCAGTTAAAAGCCCCAGACTGGATCTTTAAAAGGCCACATTTCATGTAATACTCGGACATAAATTAACAGATCTTGAATAACATAATAATAGAAAGAAATAGAtttacactaaatatttaaagattaataCATAATATATTGCAAAAGCATTCAGATTTACTGATCTGCCATGTTACAACTATAaacttaagtatattttattgaaattccAAGTTACTCCATGGGTGAAATACCTACTACTGCAGctacatttgcatatttttgtgatatttctCTATCTGCTTTACAAATCTTGGGACTGAAGGTTTTGCccactcattttttttttttttttttttgcaaaaaggcTCACATTCAACCATTGGATACAGGTAAATTGCCatgaacatacattttcaagttttgccacagattttcaagagtatgttttgattttaattatttcattgttGACCTGCGTATGCTAGACGGCATACAGCAGGGCAGGACAATGGGAGACAATGGGCCTCTCATTGTCCTGCTGGGAGGTCAATCTCCACCCAATACCAAGGCTTTTCCTCCcagtatttagctccatccatctttctaACAACTCCATCCAGCTTCCATGTTTGGGCAAatgaaaagcatccccacaggaCTATACTGCCTTCATCATGTTTCACCATGataatggtgtgttcagggtaaaATTAAGTGAAGGCTGAAGAATTTAGTTTTGGCACAAAAGTGGCTTCGTCCACATATTTGCTTTGTAAACATGTAAACTTCCGTTGCTTTACTTGCCCCTTTTCCTTTACAGTCAGACTTAGGGAGTCTTGTCAACAGATTCAGTTCAGGTCTCTTGTAACACCTGGAATACTATCAAACAACTTTAGCGTTTTTGCTTATGGCATCCATCAGGACCCTGATGAAACGGAAGAGGTGATTAATtcaatctaatttatttatatctacCCACCCCAACATCAATAAAGTATTCGTTTGGAATTGAATTCATTTGGAGGACCACAAAATGggtttgaatttgttttccGAGAGCGAAAGGGGTCATTCAGAGTGTAGTGTCTCCCTCAGACCAACAGGTGGCGGTAATCACCGCCGAAccacagagaagcagaaaaaggaagaagatgAAACCTTTCCTCCTCATGTCAACATGGCGATCTAGATGTCCTGTCCACGTTGGTTtgttgacatttatttaaaacctttattCCGACTGTTTTAGTCgcattacaacaacaacaaccatgTCAAGACTCATCGTTAAAAACCTGCCTAACGGGGTAAGTAAGAACGCGTTCTGTTAAATATAGATAAAACCATTAGTTTTAGATAATCTGGTGATGTTTTCTTGTGTCCAGTTTAAGGAGGAGAGGTTCAGGTCGATGTTTGCTGCTTTCGGCACCGTCACAGACTGCTCTCTGAAGTTCACCAAAGAGGGAAAGTTCAGAAAGTTTGGCTTCGTGGGCTTCAAATCCGAGGAGGATGCGAGCAGAGCgctgaaacatttcaacaagaGCTTTGTGGACACATCCAGAGTGACGGTGAGATTTTCATCCACTCTAAAAAGAAGATAGGTGTGTTGTTTGTTAATTAATGCACGCAGTGTGTTCGTTTACCTGTAGGTGGAGATGTGTAAAGCGTTTGGAGATCCCACTAAAGGAAAAGCCTGGAGTAAGCACACCCAGAGCTCAGAGCAGGATAAAccgtctgctgctgcttccaCAGACAAAAAGAAGGTAAGAGGGCATTTCAGACTGGAATGTGGAGAAAACACCCCAATCAAATCTGTCTGGCTTTCACCGGCTAATGCAGATTATAGGCCGGATTTGGCTTCATTTCTAATGACTATCACACATATATGCTCATTTAATTCAACAACTATTGTTCCatctcaataaatcagaatataaatgaaaagtttgCAAACCCCAAATTCAGTTTTATGAAATGTCTTTGTTAAGAAAGCTGAATCTTTGCAGAAGATGTTAGTGGAAAGTTGAGTGTAAGGGAAAACATCTCATTGTAAGGGATGCACAAGTAAAGCAACAATCACCAAAATTAATAGATTTCATTACaagtgtcattttttaaaggaaaaaaattacaccATCTTCCTGCTTCCTTCAGAAAGGAAGCAGTTTTCAGCGAACAATTGAAGGGATTCTGTAggagttttcatttttgatgcCTCTCATAAACGGAACGATTACTTAACCTGCCAATCACTGGTCAGAGCCAATctattggtgcatctctaatttgtgaaaatttttTAGAGTAaactgtactgtatgttttttgtttgtgttgaaattcagaaaaatacTGGGAAAAAGGAAACCAGGAGTGCACTGGGAAATgtgagtaaaaaagaaacaactgttTCCAGTTAACTGTTAAACTGTAgctattaaacataaaaatgtgttaaaaagacaaatcaaaTGACAATTTTTAGGCTACTTTTGTTACTTGTAGATTTTAGATGTAGAAACAATTTAAACAGTAGTTGTAATAAGTTGGCACTCACTACAATTGAGTGCTTTGTGACTCTtttgttactgtttttgttagaataataattttttatattcactTTCTTGTGCTGTGTCAGCTGGAGGCAGAAGATGGATTTAATGAGTTTATGTCAGTGCATCAGAACCGCAGCCAGGCCCAGACCTGGACAAATGACATGGCTCAGGATCCGGCTGACTCTGGAGGCgtacaaaagcagaagaagaaaaagcccGCCTCTGATGATTACCTTAACTTTGATTCAGACCAGTCAGAGGATGAGAAGCATGAtgtggatgatgatgatgatgatgatgataataatgaagGTAAGCGttggttgtttcttttttccttctgaaATTTTGTACAAATAGTCCAATTGTTCTTTTCAACTACAATTTGAAGATCTTTGTGTTTCTAGTTGCCTCTAAAGAAGCCCTGAAGTCTGGCCTGTCGGATATGGACTACCTGCGCTCCAAGATGGCTCAAACTTTGGAGGAGAGTGACGAAGAGAATGAAGTTGatgaagagcaggaggaggagggtccTGTTCAGCATGGGGACAGCGCCTATGAGAGCGGTGAACGAGAAAACATCTCGAAGCCTAAACCTTTCCCTGGGAATGAGAAACAAAGTGCCCAACAAGAGGTTTGTTAAGGGGTTAAGTGAAACGACACCTTAGATATAATCACTTGGTTGAACTTCTATGTTCAAAACCACATTTCTTTGTTCAGATGGAGCCGACGACAGATTTCACAGTGAAGCTAAGAGGAGTCCCATTTAATGTAAAAGAGGTGAGTTAAACCGCATCACCGGAAATGTCTTGCTTTAAAAACAGGCCGTATTTATTATTCCACttatttcatgttaaattctgtTAGCAACAAATCCGAGAGTTTATGACTCCGCTGAGGCCTGCAGCCATCAGGATCGGGAGGAACGAAACTGGAAACAGAACTGGTGTGTGGAAAAAACtatgtatatattatatatttatatatggtTTCTGTTTAAACACTGTGAAGGTCCGTGTGTCAAATAAGCTCCATGTGGCTCCTTTAGGTTATGTGTATGTGGACTTGCACTCTGatgaggaggtggagaaggCTCTGAAGAAGAACAAAGATTACATAGGTAAGAAGTCAACAAATAAGTAAGTAATTTGGAACtattaaaattgtattaatCACCGCCAATATACCAAAAGGTGGTATTTGCTATCTCTGAGAGTTTTATCAAGACAAaaaatttctgtcatttaaaattgatgtaaaatacagttttttccAGGCAAAACCTGGATCCATCAGCTCGTCATTTGACTCAATGCAAGATTTGTTTGTAGATCCTGAGTTGTAAAGATAAAGACCCCGTCTCATCACTATTCACCCCAGCACTACCTATtgttttgatgttgttttttattttatgctgtgGAATATGATTGTGAAACTTGGTGAAGAGTAAGTGCAATAATTTTGGTCTGGGGCAGtagtaaaacagtttttattctcaCTAATAGGTGCTTTTTGTGAGCTTTataaaagtataattttattgaaatctTGGTGGGTTAACTCCAAGGTGAACAGTCTCTAATATGGGAGAAACTAATGAGGatccttaaataaacaaataaaatgtattaataaataaatagactgAATCTATATAGAAGTTTTATATTCATACCAAACACTCAATGTTTAGTATAATTATCTGGGCTTCATGTGATACACCTGCATGTGATTTTAGCCggtttaaatgaataaaagaaatgtgcGATTTTCCTACTTTTATTCTTAtcagaaaagtttaatttaactttaaaagggtttctcttctgtttttgtttagtttatataAGGTACATTTCgtgctgtttttaaaatctattttaaatatctagATGTCCAAATAGCTTAAACACACCCTGTAATATGTTATCCATATTTACTCGTATGTCCGTACACTTACATGATGTTATTTGTGATTCTGCATCGGTTTAACTGAATGTAGTCTTAGTTTAACAGCAACCCTGATTGCTTTCCAGGAGGTCGTTACATCGAAGTCTTCCGCATTGATTCATCAGGGGCGAAAAGCAAGaggaacaaaaatgacaaagaaattgACAGAAACTTCACCAGGAAGCTGAaagaggatgaggaagaggaggatgttTCAGAGTCTGGTCGACTCTTCATCAGAAACCTTCCCTACACCTGCACAGAAGAGGAGATGAAAGAGCTTTTCGCTAAATATGGTGAGTTAAAGAACACGCAGAACAcatacaattatttaaattctgCCTGCTAATATATTTTTCCTCAGATAGATGTTTTTTGATTCTTTGTACTTTATAGGTCCTTTATCTGAGATGCTCTTCCCTATTGACAATCTGACCAAGAGACCTAAAGGATTTGCTTTTGTTACCTACATGATACCAGAAAATGCTGTGGTAGCTCTTGCGAAGTTGGATGGACATATATTTCAGGTATTTGTTTGTTACTTTTCAAAAAATTATTAGGACTTCTAtatgagctgttttttttggaggggaatttttatgctttttcttgTTCAGTTGTTTACAGGCAGAtgataattatatttattttccatgtctAAAACTGaagaatatgtttgtttttttaagcatgaAGCAAAAATGTGATCATAAGGCATCAGAGAACACAACTGAAGTTGCAGGAGAGTGAATGTTACAGACAGGACTCTGAACTGAGGCATCAGTGCCCAAAAGAGGACCTTGATGATAAAGTCTTTAACATGAGCTCATAAGAAGATGTACATGAGAAATTATTCAGAGAGCAGAAAGATGTTGGATTATATGAGAACTCAGACTTTGTAATATCTGCTCTGTTCTTGACCAGCATTTGTTACTGTGGTAGATAGACTTTTCTTATCATGCAGTGGCCATGTAAACACTGCGGCAGTGAATGGAAGCCGCTGAAAGTCCCACTTTTCAACTTATAATCAGTCAGTGTGTAATTGTGAGGATTTAACTGAACTACTACTAATTCATTTGGCTCCAGCTTGGAGAGAAAATAAGAATTTCTTCTGCAGCTACTTTGAGGATAAACATATAATAGGAAAGTGCTGGGATCTTGATCTTGACAgatatgtaaaaattaaaaactacacTGAAATATCATATTTTGACACCGGAAGCATTTTAGTCTCACAAACAGTATCCTTGATTGTCTTACTCCACTGGATCTATCTGTCTTACAATAAACTGCTGCTTTTGCGCCTTAGCTGTGAGTTGTTGAgagactttgttttttgtatgtGGGGAGAAATCTACCTTCTTTACCCATTTACTTTCATGAAGCTCACCCAACTCTCCTTGATAGAGGATCTTTTcactactttttttgtttgttcacagCTATAGACAGGCATTTATGTTTGAACATGGTCACCCACATATGGTAAAAGTACCTGTTTTAGGGAGGTCTGACACCAACTATTTTCTTATTTGGAGAATAAAATGCCATCCTAAAATTGCTTCTAAATTTTGGTGAGTGGATGTGTTTTCTGTGGTTTTAGGGTAGAATGCTTCATGTTCTTCCCTCCACTGTGAAGAAGGAAAAGTCTGAGTCTCCAGAATCTGGTGGTCCTGGTTCTTCATCATATAAACGACAGAAAGATGCTAAAAATAAAGCTTCGAGTTCTAGGTAAACAACAACGTAATATgctgttttcaattttttttttggttgctgttttaaaatgcacgctaattttctttgtctttctagTTCGCACAACTGGAACTCTTTGTTTCTGGGTACAAGTGCAGTGGCCGATGCCATTGCTGAAAAATATAACACCACAAAAAGCAAAGTCTTTGACCATGTGAGTGAACCTACGTCTGAGGGTTTTATGCTAAATCATTATATTAGCTGTTTAGCATGAACAAAACTAATTGTCAAAGTAAACCATTTTTTGTATTATCTTCCAAAGGAGTCAAAGGGAAGTGTTGCAGTGCGGATGGCTCTTGGAGAAACTGAGATTGTCCAGGAGACCCGACAGTTCCTGCTGGACAACAGTGTTTGTCTAGACTCCTTCAGTCAAGTAATTATGAGAACAAAATCTGAGAATATGTATATTTCATACATACATGTCTGCTAACGTCTAGTTATGTTTGtacaggcagcagcagctagGAGTACAACTGTGATCCTGGTAAAAAACCTTCCTGCTGGAGTGACTACGACAGAGCTGGAAGAACTTTTCTCGCCTCACGGCTCTTTGGGTCGAGTTCTGCTGCCGCCTTCAGGACTCACCGCCATCATTGAGTTCCTGGAGCCAACCGAAGCCAAGCAAGCGTTCACCAGGCTAGCTTACAGCAAGGTGTGTAAGACCTTTCAAAGTACTCTTACacctttaatgttttcacattttgacacattacaACATTACATCACACAACTATCACTTACTGATTTTAGCTGAGAGGCTCCAAAATTGTAAAGTGGAATGTAGATGATgaacaattttttatattttttatatatatatataaatacaaatttgaaaatTGTGACTGATATTTATATTCAGACCCCTTCAGTGAATAGAACCACATTTCAGTAATATTCCAGTTTCAACTCTTTTGGGATAAATCTTTTTTGCAAAGTAGCTCAGATGGAGTAACTTTCGGTGTATAGCTTATGTGAACATGGATTTTAACAATTGCCACAGATTATGTGGCTTATGTATATAAGCTTGGTGATCAATCTAACATGACTATACTCAAACCATAGCCCTGCTTCAACAGTATGTTTCAGGTCATCACTCTGCTTGATGATGAGCCTCTGGCCCAGTCTAAAATCTTTTGCAGCGTCCAACAAGCTTTTATATCCAGGAtatatttagctctgtacatttTCTTCTCGGCTCtcggcagaaaaaaaaatcctcacagcatgatgctgccaccacttgTCACTGTGTTCACAATGAAATTCAGTTAATTTTCTGTCACATATAGAGTGATGGCTGAAAGGCTTAAGTccttattaaacatttttgtcatgtcCCCTGCAGGTCTTGTGGCAAACTTTGAtatggcttttttatttttcaacaataaCTTTCTTTTTGCTATAAGGTCATATTTGATTTTACACAGGTGGACTCCAAATACTAATTAGGTTACTTCTGGGGGAAGTTGCtagcaatatattttatttaggggtatcagagtaaggcaaggcaagtttatttgtattgcacatttcagcaacaaagcaatCCAAAGTGCTTTATGCGGCTGAATGAGTTTTACATGCCACTTTATTTTGATCAgttatgtaaaatgtgtttgttttttgtttttttaaaccctaGTTCCACCATGTCCCACTGTATTTGGAGTGGGCTCCTGTTGGGGTGTTCACAGCTGCCAAACCAGAAACAGGTAGAAATGTCTACACACTAGACAACCtttaggttttattgttttcaaaaaattattatttttttcataatatacATCTACCTAAACAaacattaccaaaaaaaaatctaatatcaGATAAAGAGAAGACAgtgaaggaagagaaaaagaaagaggacgATGAGCAAGAAgagaaagatgaagaagaagaagaaactgtgCCGGGTTCTACACTTTTCATTAAGAATCTGAATTTCAGCACAACAGAAGAAAAGCTACAGGAGGTAAGTCATCTCTcataactgtaaaaacaaatagtaAATGAACTGtgtttgagatgttttattctattttctttttttattgcaggtCTTCTGCAAATGTGGAAAAGTCAAGTCTTGCAGCATTTCCAAGAAGAAAGATAAATCAGGTATTTCACATAAAGACTTGAATCCTACTTTGACAAAGAACTGATTTTCTAGcagtttcatttttgtaaacttaatttttattttatttgaaatatttggtgTAGAcgtaaacattgtttttatgactCAGACTGAAAATGATAATGCTATAATATTTTAATGGACATAGAAAAATTGCTATTGgaggtgattaaaaaaagagttatttttactatttttatattatttgaaatatttgcaatattcaaaacatgtttggtaATTTATCTTTTCCTACTACAATTTTTCTTCCTTGAGTTTTATTGTCCTGATCCTCAGTGACATCAGCAGGTAACCTGTAGTTTGAACTTACAGGTAACGTGTTGTCCATGGGTTACGGTTTTGTTCAATATCAGACAGCAGAGGCAGCACAGAAGGCTCTTAGGCAACTGCAGGTACCCTTGCCATATTCTCAGTGAACCGGTTCCACTTACCAACTGCACAGCCTGAATTTGGGCTAACTTGTGTGGGCTCTCTCCTCTCTTCCAGCACTGTGTGGTGGATGATCATCAGCTAGAGGTGAAGATTTCTGAAAGAGCCACAAGGTAAGTTGCTCCTTTCAATGGAAAATACATTCATAGGAAATATAAACTGTGTAAAGTTGCTATTTACTCAGTTGTGTTACCTCTGTGGGCAGAACTGCTGAGGTGTCTCACAAAAAGAAGCAAGCTGAGAAGAAGCAAACAGGCTCCAAGATTCTTGTCCGCAACGTTCCCTTCCAAGCCACTGTCAGGGAAATTCGGGAGCTTTTCTGGTACCACGCAAGCGACTTCTTCTGCCTTTTTATTTACTCTGCTTGTCTTGTTTGGTGTTGACAAATTATTTCcctcataaaatgtattttcagtaCATTTGGGGAGTTGAAGACTGTCCGTCTTCCAAAGAAAGCAGCTGGTTCAGGGAACCATCGGGGCTTTGCCTTTGTTGATTTCCTCACCAAACAGGATGCTAAGGTTTTTCTCCTATGGCGCACATTCTCAGAAACAAAATTCAAGAATTAATATCATGAATGTGCTTAAATGTAGTAAACATGTTTATAAATGgtcttttctttgcagaaagcCTTCGCTGCACTCTGCCACAGCACCCATCTGTACGGGAGGCGTCTTGTGCTTGAATGGGCTGATGCTGAGGATACAGTGGAGACACTGAGACAGAAAACAGCTGAACATTTCCATGGTGATCTACCAAAGAAGAGACGAAAAGCAGAAGTCATGGAAGGAATTCTGGAGTCGATGGAAACCGATGGGGGAGTTGAAGACTGAGGTGCACCTAATCATGAACAGGGAAGATTTGGACTGTGAAAAATAAGACCTGACTAGAGATAAACAAACATATGGCAATGATTTTACAAAGATTATTACTGTGACTGTATTGTGTATTTGTATGAAATAGTTTTACATAAATGTCTACATGTTGATTgtcttttgtcatttattaCTTACCAACCAAGGTCGTTGATGTATCGGTTGCATTTGAGCCAGTTCAATAAGTGGAATGatagaaacttttatttaattacttgctttatctcttttttctttctctattgtTTTTCGTAATGCATATCTACAGCAGTGTGAATAGGAGAGCTGTTTGGTGGCCGAAAGAGCAGGGTTGTTTTCATAGTACAGTCGAAAGATCCGGATCCCGAAAAAGAGCCGaaattaaaagacaaacttttactttgaaactgAAACGTTCCAGCAAAGTCACGTGCTGAATATCGCTCTGCATCATGTGACCTGTTCACTGAGACATGGCGTCCAGGCAAAACAAGATGTTTGTCCCTGAAACTCCCTCAAAGACCTTTAGCTTCTTTGTGACTTTAATCggattgtgttgtttttgtgcgTCCGCGGGAGCTGAAATCCAAACAGCGATCATAGACAAACAAAGCGGGCAGCTGTCTATCGTCGAAGGTTATCACGAAGATTATGTTGCCTGGGCAAACTTTACAGATGACATCAACACAACAGGGTGAGTTCAAATATACAGCCAGGTCAATTCAGGCTTACGTCGGCCTGCTGTGAGTGAGTTAATATGATCCCAGTAAGTCACACCGAAAAACTACTATTTCCAGAAACATAATCAAGTTCACGTCTGTTAGTTTCTTATAGTTTGGAAgaaatctttaataaaaacaaagaagtgtATCAGGAGTACATTTCTGCGCAGCAATGAATTTTGCTGTAAGGATTTATGTAgagaaaactgacatttttaaataatatatttttgtaataaacgTTGCCTGTTTGCAGAAGTTTAGAAAGTTGTCAAAATATAAAGCCAACCGATTAGGTCATCTGGCTGCAAGTGGACTAAAGTCTCCTGAACATTTACAATCCTTGTTTACAAGAACTAGTTTGAAGTTGCTTAAAATATCACCCAGATGTGAGGACTAAAGGATTGTTGCAGACCAGCAAATGGAGATGTACTAGATATGTTTTAATTCTTGATAAAGTAGGAAGAGTTTAACTGTTTaatttgtatttccatttattcTCAAATACTCTCATGTCAGCTGGTCCTTTTTGGAGGTCACAACCAGCAGTCGGTACAATGACAGCTTCCAAGCTTATGCTGCTGGTGCCGTTGAGGCTTCAGTCACTTCTGCAGTAAGCTTGGCCCTCTTTCAGACAAAAGGTCAGATACTTTGTCTTTTCCCTAACTATTTTACATATTATTGTTTCAGCTCATTTATAAACACTGGATGAACACTCTGATGGGTTACTGTGGGCCCTTCATGTCTGAATCTGGTTACTGTGAGCGCCTTAAGACTTTTATTTCAGCCAACCTTCAGTGGGTTCAGGATCAAGTGGAGAAGCAGCCAGCTTCACCCTACTGGCACCAGGTAATATTTGTACTATTCCTGTTGTTGCTCTTATTTAGAGTTGCTTTAGCATTTATCTCTGCTTTTCAGGTGCGTCTGGCGCTGCTGCAGCTTAAA
The genomic region above belongs to Xiphophorus maculatus strain JP 163 A chromosome 12, X_maculatus-5.0-male, whole genome shotgun sequence and contains:
- the rbm19 gene encoding probable RNA-binding protein 19, with protein sequence MSRLIVKNLPNGFKEERFRSMFAAFGTVTDCSLKFTKEGKFRKFGFVGFKSEEDASRALKHFNKSFVDTSRVTVEMCKAFGDPTKGKAWSKHTQSSEQDKPSAAASTDKKKKNTGKKETRSALGNLEAEDGFNEFMSVHQNRSQAQTWTNDMAQDPADSGGVQKQKKKKPASDDYLNFDSDQSEDEKHDVDDDDDDDDNNEVASKEALKSGLSDMDYLRSKMAQTLEESDEENEVDEEQEEEGPVQHGDSAYESGERENISKPKPFPGNEKQSAQQEMEPTTDFTVKLRGVPFNVKEQQIREFMTPLRPAAIRIGRNETGNRTGYVYVDLHSDEEVEKALKKNKDYIGGRYIEVFRIDSSGAKSKRNKNDKEIDRNFTRKLKEDEEEEDVSESGRLFIRNLPYTCTEEEMKELFAKYGPLSEMLFPIDNLTKRPKGFAFVTYMIPENAVVALAKLDGHIFQGRMLHVLPSTVKKEKSESPESGGPGSSSYKRQKDAKNKASSSSSHNWNSLFLGTSAVADAIAEKYNTTKSKVFDHESKGSVAVRMALGETEIVQETRQFLLDNSVCLDSFSQAAAARSTTVILVKNLPAGVTTTELEELFSPHGSLGRVLLPPSGLTAIIEFLEPTEAKQAFTRLAYSKFHHVPLYLEWAPVGVFTAAKPETDKEKTVKEEKKKEDDEQEEKDEEEEETVPGSTLFIKNLNFSTTEEKLQEVFCKCGKVKSCSISKKKDKSGNVLSMGYGFVQYQTAEAAQKALRQLQHCVVDDHQLEVKISERATRTAEVSHKKKQAEKKQTGSKILVRNVPFQATVREIRELFCTFGELKTVRLPKKAAGSGNHRGFAFVDFLTKQDAKKAFAALCHSTHLYGRRLVLEWADAEDTVETLRQKTAEHFHGDLPKKRRKAEVMEGILESMETDGGVED